AAAGTCTTCCTCTCCGACACTTTCATCAGAGAGCGTGCTTTTTTACCCAGGCAACATAGCGCTGCATCCAATTCTGCAAAAAATGCCTGCTCGCAGCGCCAATGTTACCCTCTTCATCAAAAAGCCCCTCTTTCATCTGAATAAAAGCTTCAGGCTGCCCGAGGGTAGGAACATCGAGAAATGCAAGAATGTTACGCAAATGTTGTTGAGCCAGAGCCGTTCCGGTAGAACCAATCGAAACACCAAGAATCCCGGCAGGCTTTCCCGCCCATACACTCTTGCCATAAGGGCGCGAACCATGATCCAGGACATTTTTCAGAATACCCGGTATTGAACGGTTGTACTCAGGCGTCACAAAGAGAATGCCCTGAGCCGCCTTGATATCAAGCTTCAAACGTTTGACAGCATCAGCAGGATTTGCATCATCATCCTCATTATAGAGCGGCAAATCAGCGATCTGCACCTCACTGAACGAAAACTCGGGAGGGGCAAGCCGCACAACTGCATGTGCCAGCTTACGATTAAATGAACCCTTGCGAAGAGCGCCGACAACAACAGCAATATGGTATTGGCTCATCATCATGCCTGATTAAAGGTTTTTTTGCTGCTTTACAATCCTGAGGCCGGGCGCATCGCCTCTCCGGCTTTCTCCTTCAGGGTACGGAACTTGTCACTGACAGCCTCAATTTTTGCCTCCCAGGCCGGATCAGGTCTCGCCATTTCAGCCTCCTTCAAAAAGGTGAGCAAGGTCGAAGTACAGGCAACCGGATCAAAAAGAATCCATTTTGCCGATATGCCAAGAAAAAGAGAGAAGACAAAGAGCGCAAACTTGACCAATCCCCATGAAGAGGGAAGAAACAGGGCAAGAGCGCCAAGGGGAAGCATAAAGGCAAAGGTGGTCAGCAGAACAAATACATAACTGAGCAGCGTCAGCGCCACGGCATTCTTCAGCAGCGCTTTCCATGACTGACAGTAAATGATAATGCCTGATCGGGCAGCATCAAATACATTCTCATTACCGGTACGAAAGGTATAGGCGATAACCGACTCATCAATATAGGTAAGGCTGAAATTCACGATGCGCTGCACAACTTTGGCAAGACCTTCAAGCGCGGGTATGGGCAAAGCATTCATCACATTGAAGAGCGTCCGGTTGAGCGAAACAAGTACCCCCTTCACCAGTTGATCAACGAGAGCGAGAACACTTACCTCTTTGTAGTATTGCATCACCCGCTCTTTTGCCCATGCCGTCTGGGAAATCCCTGATGGTAAACTCCCTTTTGCAGCAATCTCCGTAATCAGGGCAATATGACCTGCCTGAAGAAGATAGAGCACATATTCACGCAGAAGCCTGAAACCAAAACCACCGGCAAGCAGGGCAATAATGAACAGCACAACCGCAGCTCCGCTACCGAAAACACTCCCGATAAGCACAAGAATGGCAAGAAAGAGTGCCACAACAACGGCTATAGAACTGTACACCACTGTCCGGTAGAGAAGATAGACCTTTGTTTGCGCCACAATTTTGATGGCTTCACCAAGTTGCAGACCCATAACTATTTTGATTTATTAAGATTAGTTATCAACGAATGATGATAAGTGACGTATTCCTTTCTTACGCCGCCTAACCCAATAATATAGCAATCCTGCAACTTCAACAGGCACTGAAATAAGCTGCAAAATGATTACTGCTCACAGACAAGTCGGAAACCAATAACATTCGTTCGCAAGGAAGGTCGGGCATTATAACGGTAAGCTGACCGACAGAGCCTCGCCTCGCAATTCCAACTCCCACCACGAAGCACTCGGACCAAACCAGTTGCCGTACCCGGTGGATTGGCAACCGTTCCATTCGATAGAGATTCATCATAGTAGTTTCCGCTGTACCAGTCACTGCACCATTCCCAGACATTGCCAGGCATGTTGTACAGCCCCCAGGCATTTGGAACAAAATTATCAACAGCAACCGTGTTCCGACGCTCAAGCCCCTTATGTTGTCCGAAGTACAAATTGCCTCCTTTATGGTTTGCCTGCCCGGTCGTCAGCTTCTCTCTGGTATTAAAAGGGGTTGTGGTGCCGCTCGGCAAGCATACTCCCATTCAGCTTCCGTCGGCAGGCGAAACACCTTTCCCGTTTTTTCCGTCAACCACTGTCAGTAGGCAACAGCATCATGCCAATTCACATACAAAACAGGATGATTATCTTCACTCCTCGGTCGATCCTTGCCAAAAACTCCTTTAAACCAGTAGACTCCATCTCCCATTTTTTCTTCACCATGACGCTGAATAAAGCGGAAAAGACCTTTTGACGCATCAGACCGGTAACCTGACTCTTCCGCATATCTCCCGAACTCGGCAACGGTTACAGTGTATTTGCATAGAGAAAAAGTATTCACCCGTACCTGATGCTCGGTTTCATCGCTTCCGCGAAGCAATTCACTCGCAGGACTGCCCATCGTAAACTCACCACCGTCTATCAGAACAAAGTTCCGGAGGTAAGAATCATCATTTTTATCAAGAGTACCCGACGTCGCATCCGCGTAAAGCTGTTCAGGTGAGACTTCACTGGAGCGTTCCTGTTTATGGCCCAAGAGTTTCGTAACCAGATTCATTCTACCCTTATTTACGGTTATTAATGCTTTGAAATCATTATTAGATAATTGCGACAGAAAAAGTCCGAATCGACAATCTTCCTGAATCGGCGAGGTTGAGCTGCTAACCACACTGTTCATATGGCGGAATCATAATATCCTGTCATAAGAATACACCCATAACAGGCAATAAGCCCAAATATTAATTATCATATTTCATAACAGTTACAATCAAAAATATGACGTATAACCGCAAGAAAAAGCTCCTGGGCGCGACAGATTTATAAGGATCTTGTGAGGACTTGTTTGATATTTTATTTATTGTGCCATGGCAGTGAGTCACGGCAAATAAAAACAGTTGTTGTCAGGAATAGCAGGGGGGGACAGTAAGTTACTCCACGGTTATATCGTCCAGAAACGTATAACCGACACCATGGGATGTCAGTATTGGAGATTGCATGTTGTGCAATTCTATTTTTTTACGCAAGCGGTTAACGAGCGACTGCAGTGAGTGGTGGCCAGATTCGTTAGGCAGATAGCCAAGTCTCGTCAGCAGTTCAAACCGAGGAACAACTGCGTTAGGGACTGCGACGAGCAGGGCAAGAAAGTCAAGCTCTTTATTGGTAAGCTGAATCGCGTTGCCCTAGGGAGAAAGGAGGATCCATCTCCGGCTTATAAGTCTCCAGTGTGCCTGTGGCTTCGAAGGTATTGGTTGCTGTCGGGTCAGGATGTACGGTTGTATCGTTGGTTGGGCCATACGGCTAAGAAGCCCTGAGATTGCGGCTGAAAGTTGACGAACATCAATCGGCTTAACCAGATAGAGATCAGCGCCAGCATAATGGCCGGCAAGCTGGTCATCAATTGCATCGCGACCGGAAAAGATAATGATGCGCATTTCAGTGTTCTTTCTGACATACTCAGCAAGGATCAGACCACTCTGGTCAGGAAGACCTACGTCGAGTACAACAACCGCGTAGGGCTCTCTGAAGATGTGCTGGTAAAACTCATGAGCTGAGCTAACCGCAGTGACAACATACCCCTTCTGCGTCAGGTAAATTTGAACACATTTCAGGACCGCTTCGTCATCTTCGACAATGAGTATCCTGCTTCCAGCCACTCCCTGCGGTATCGCGCATAATTCCTCCTCCGCCCGCAACAGTTGCGGTGTTTTCAGCCCTCTCTCCTCTTCACCAGCATTGTCCATCGCGACCTTCAGAGTACCCGGATTTTGGAGTACATATACAATTATTGCCACACAGAGCACGACTGAAATGATAGCAAAAAAAGACAGTCAACTCAGCGATACCTGCGTGTAATTTAACGACATATTATCGTTATTCCTAATAGATAAAAAAGGTTACGCCATCGCACAGCTTCGACATAATTTGCCTCTTCCGTATCAAAAAAGGAGGTGAACACAAAAAAACGAAGACCCAACGTCCCGAAAATCCATAAAGGAGCAAAGCGCCTTTGTTGCAACGAAAACCATGACGCCCTTTGCTGGAAGAGTTGAGTTGACCTGCAACACTTCTTTTTACAAAGTACGACGAATGAATAAAAATTTATAACCCAATCTCTTTTTTTCTTTCAACAGTGCAGAGGGATTCGTCCGCAATCAAATCGCTGACGCAATTTTATAAACGGCTATTTTGTTTCTGATCGTTGTTGGACTTACCTTGGTGAGACCTGTGTCTCCCGCTAACTTGTATCTGTTAAATTTATGGAAACCTATAAACTTGTTCTACCCGAACATCTTAACCATTACGGCTTTCTGTTCGGCGGCAACCTTTTGAAATGGATTGACGAAATTGGCTATATCACAGTCTCTCTGGATTATCCCGGCTGCAACTTTGTGACCGTCGGTATGGATAAGGTGGAATTCAAAAAAAGCATTCGGGGCGGTTCTATCCTCTGTTTTGTGACTGAAAAAAACAAAATCGGTCACACATCGATTGAGTACACCGTGCGTGTCTACAAGAAAAGTATTGAGAGCGGTGAACGGGTTATGGCTTTCAGTACGCACATCACCTTTGTCTGTCTTGATGACAAGGGGGCAAAAAAAGAGCTCTGCTGCGGCTATAAAGAGAAGGGTGAAGACAATAACTGCCTCTGAGTTCTTTTTCACCTCCTCCCCGTCAACGGGAAGTATTGAAAACCGAACCGTTCAGGCTGGCCATAAGCGAAATTCCGACAGTAGCCATAACGGCATTGGCCAGCCACATTGAGATCATGGGATCAAGGATCCCCCGCTCAGCAATTTTCTCTCCTGAAATCATCAGCATCCAGTAGAGCACAAACAAAAAAAGCGAGATGGCTGCACCAACACCGAACCCTCCCCGTCTGGCAAGAACTCCAAGGGGTGCACCAACCAGAACAAAAACAAAACAGGCAAGGGAGAGCGCATATTTCTTGTGATAGGCTGCCATATAACGATTGTACATGTTCCGGTTTGCTTCGATATTTTTAAGTTCTCCATCAAGCCGGGCAAGCTGACGATCAACATAACCCGCAGCTTCCGCTCTCGTTTTGTTGGCCATTTTTGCTGTTATCATCCCCCCTTTTGCACGAACAGAACTGCTTTCAGCCATGCGTTCTCCCAGGGTTTCAAGCGGCATCTGAATCCTCTTTTCAGATGCCGCTATCCTCTTCCTGAATTCATCGCCAATAGTTATCAGCTCTTTAGCAGAAAGTTCGCCATCGCCTGAACGCATTCGGCTCTCCGAAGAGCGTGAAAAACCAAAACCGGATGATTCAAAGACAAAACGGTGCTTCTGGAAGCTCATGTTGCGGTAGCTTTTGTGATCGGGTTGACGTACCTGATGAATTTCGCCATTGAAAAGCGTCATCACCAAATAATGATCATCACCACTAAAGTCAATAGTACCCTTTTCAGCCGTCACCATCGTTTTGTAATCCGATCGTGAGGCATCATAGATAACGATACCCCTAAGCTCCTTTGAGTGTTCATCTGTGCTGCGAACAAAGATGGAGTAACCATCCACAAGAGTTGAAAAAGCATTTTCGGCCAAGCCAAAGGCCGGTTTGGAGCGCGCAATATCAACCATCAGCGATTTCGCATAATAATTTGCTTCGGGAAGCACGACATTGTTAAAACGCTCAACAAAGAGTGAAAGAAGCAGGCCTGCAAGAAGAACAGGCATCATCAACCGGTAAAGAGAGATGCCGGAGGCCCTGAAAACGGTCATTTCAGAGGTGGTCGTCAGGGATCCGAATGCCATGACAACCGAAACGAGTACCGCCATGGGCGCCGCAAGCCCAACCATCCAGGCCGACTGCAGCAGAATGAGTTCCACCATCGCAGTAAATCCGATTCCCTTTCCCATAAAACGATCGGCAAACGTAGCAAAGAACTGAAGGATCAAAACAAAAATAATGGTGACAAAAGCAAACAGGAACGACCCGACATGCGCTTTCAGGATATAGCGATCGATGATTTTCATAAAACAGCTCTCTTTTCTCCCCCATGTAATGATGACCTGAGCGTAACGGGCAGGTTCAAACAGCCTGACGAACATGAATATAACCTATTCTCCCATTCTCCATCTATACCTCCACCACCTTTGCCAGAGGCGTTGTGAAAAAGAAACATCCCCGAAATTCTCCTCCCCATAAACCCCAGTCTGGTGTTCACCTGCCCAGATATCGAACAACAGAAGAGGGTAACGGCGTCAGATAATGAGGTCGCATCATCCAAAAACGTTAATGATGAAGCAAAGAGTCAAAAAAGCTTCAAAAAAATGAATCCAAAAGTTGCACAGAAAAAAAATATCTTTATATTTGTCACTCATTAAGCGGGAATAGCTCAGTTGGTAGAGCACAACCTTGCCAAGGTTGGGGTCGCGAGTTCGAGTCTCGTTTCCCGCTCAGAATAAAAACAAAAAAGCCTCGTCACTGAAACGAGGCTTTTTTGTTTTCATAATGTAAACCGTTTAAAAGGCTCGAACAGCCCGAACACGGTCAAGGCCGTATGTCTTGCTGATGACATAATGGGTACCATTACTGAAATTCTGCAACCATGCAATATCCGCATTATACTCCGACGAACTCCAGTAGTAACCATGGTTATCAGCAAACCCGCCAACCGCACGCTTATTGAGATAAAGCTGGTTCAACTGCTCCTTGTTTGGTAAAAACCAGTCTTGATAGCCATTGCTCACAAAATTATCACATACAAGCCTGGCATCACTCCATGTAAAACCCCCTTCCTCCTTGTCTGATGAGTACGCTGGCATATCGGCTTTGGCAACAACAAGACCATGCTTCCCCGTACCATCAACATAAAAAACAATCCCGCCGCCATACTCTTCACCTATTGAGACACTCTCCTTTACGGTTTCCGTCACCTGCTCTTGCAGTAATGGTAAAGAATTACCCCGCTCTCTTGCAGCTTCTGATTGGTATTCAGAGCCTGAGCGCCTCTCATACAAATCACCATGACGAGAACTGTTATGATATGCAGCATGGAACACATGAGCCAATTGCCTGATGGAACTGGTGTAGCCGACCAATAATTTATTTTTCATGGGCTAAAGAATTTATCGATAAACAAAGACTCATGTCCGCATACCACATGTATATATTTTCCGTAAAAAGTACAGCGGAAATATATATAATTATTGCATAACAAATAGTATTTCTTCACCACTTTGCTCTTTTATTGCAGCTCACGCAGAACGAGGCCAATCCATCGCATCTCCAGCTCCACAAGAATACCACTTCATCAGACGGAGCAATATAGTGTATATTGTGCGTATACCAACCAACAATATGGACACAAAACAAACTATGCGGAAAACCAGCTATATTTTTTTAAATTCCCAGCCACATAAGCGGAAAACAAGACTGTCCTCTATTATCCCGGGCTCTCCCGGACCGTCAGAAACAGCTCAATTCTGCTGAATTGTTAGAAAATATACGGAGAGGTGCGAGAGTGGTTGAATCGGACGGTCTCGAAAACCGTTGTGCGCTTCGGTGTACCGTGGGTTCGAATCCCACCCTCTCCGCCATATATTCCAGACTGCGCAGTTAATTGCAAGTTATGAGCCCGAATGCCCGCTCCATTCGAGCTTCCTGGTTTTGTGTTTTCAATCAGAATCTTTTTCTGTCGTTTTATGGTGTGAGTAGGAGCATTTGATGCCCTCATACAGTTTCCCTCTTTTTCCCGAACTACCCCTTGTATTATATACGGCATTGCCGTACATTAGCGTCATGCATGTTGTTATTGAAACGCCGAATTATCTTTCCGATGCCAAAGCGCTTGGGTTAACTGCCGATGAGCGTCGATCAATCGTCGATTGTATCGCGCAAACCCCTGACGCCGGAGTTGAAATGAAAGGTACGGGCGGTGCGAGAAAAATTCGATTCGCTGGAAGGGGCAAAGGAAAAAGCGGAGGGTACAGGGTTGTTACTTTTTATGCCGGAGAAAATATTCCCGTGTTTCTATTGTCTATTTTTTCAAAAGGCGAAAGAGCAAATTTATCGCAAGCTGAAAGAAATGAACTGAAGCAAATTTTAGGATCGCTTGCTGATGTTTACAAGAAAGGAGTTAAAGACTATGTCCAAAGCAGGAAATAAACTTATCAAGTCCGCGAATCAGGCGCTGGCCTATGCTCGCGGTGAAATTTCTGACGGCTTTAACGTCAATGTTCCTGAGGAGATCGACGTTAAGTCTATCCGCAACGGTTTGGGGTTGACTCAACCGGAATTTTCTTCACGGTTCGGGTTTGACGTCAGGGCGGTGCAGGATTGGGAACAAAAACGCCGTCAGCCTGATCGGGCCGCCCGGATTCTTTTAACCGTCATTGCCCATGAACCGGAGGCTGTCGAAAGGGCCTTGGCGCATTAGGGAGTACATACTGTCGGGCTCACATAATTGAATCATGGGGTTGCGGTGAGTGATTTGCAGTATGTGGCGCGGATGTGCAGTGGTCGATGTATAATGATGTCGGAACTGGCGCAGATGGTGCGAGGGTCAAATCATAAGACGCTGCTGAAGATATTTTTTTGAAAAAAAATCGCTATGCTTGGCAGCTATACGCCTAACCCGACGCCGATTCTTGCATACGGTGTTTCGAAATGTTCGGCTGAGATCCATGGTCTGCTCGTCTGGCGATGGGAGGTAGCTGATCTGTTTTCGCTTTTCGGCAAAGTACCCAATGGTCGGCTCATAGAAGAAGGAGATCTCGTCGAAGTCCTCGACGCTGACAAGCGCTGTTAGCTGAAGAGACAGCTTCACCAGAGTGACGTGTAGCTGCGTTAGCATGGCCTTCGTACGGAGGCACTCGTTGCGATGGGCGGGTGGTCCGAGGTCAACTATTGTTGTTCGTTCACTGATTTTAAGGACTGGAACTGAGCAACAGAACTGTTTTGGTGCTATTTTGGTTTCATTTCCAAAATTGCCGTTCCTGTGAACAGGAATTCTTGACCATCTTCCAGCAACAGCTTATGTCCAGAAAAGTACTGATTGTCAAAAACATCACCCACGAAGGGCCGGGTCTGCTTGAAACCCTGCTTTGCGAGCATGGTATCGCATGGCATAGTGAGGATCTTTCTGCGGGCGGAACCGTTCCCGATCCACGTGGCTACAGCGCACTCGTGGTGCTTGGAGGGCCCCAGAGCGCCAACGATGAGAGTCCTGCCATGCTGCTTCAGCTCCGCCGGATTGAGCAGGCTCTGCATGAGGAGATCCCCTCTCTTGGCATCTGCCTTGGCATACAGTGCCTTGTTAAAGCGGGTGGAGGAAAAGTGGTGAACTCTCCGGTAAAAGAGATTGGATTTCTTGATCCTGAAGGGAATCCCTTCCGCATCGACCTTACCCCGGCGGGCAAAAAGGAGGCTCTTTTTGGCGGGCTTGGCAAAAGCTTTCCGGTCTTTCAGCTTCATGGCGAAACGGTGGAGCTTGCATCTTCAGGAATGGAGCTGCTTGCGACCGGCAAACAATGTCCTGTGCAGGCTGTCAGGGTTGGCAAAAACGCCTACGGACTGCAGTGTCATTTTGAACTGACAACTGCGATGTTTTCGGATTGGTGCGATACGGATAGTGACCTGAAAAGAATGAATCGTCAGGAACTCATGGAACAGTATGAAACGATCAGAGAGGAGTACCATTCGACCGGACTCAAGCTCATGCACAACTTCCTCCGGATTTCAGAACTTGTCTGAGCCGCAACGCTTCATGATCGATCCGCGCCGCATCCGCCTCCTGAACGAGAAGCATGACGGAGAGGGTGCGGTGATCTACTGGATGTCGCGCGACCAGAGGGTGCGTCATAACTGGGCGCTGCTCTTTGCCCGCAGAAAAGCGGAACTCCTGCAGCAGCCTCTTGTGGTGCTCTTTACGCTTGCTCCCACTTTTCTCGGGGCCCCGCTCCGCCATTACGATTTCATGCTCAAGGGCTTGCGGGAGGTTGAAGCCGATCTCAAAACACTCAACATTCCCTTTTTGCTCCTCCAGAGCCAGCCGCCAAAACGCACGACAAGCACTGTCTAAGGTGGCAATCTCGATAAGGAGATAAATAGAATCTGGATAACCTGTTTCCCATTCGTAATTTATCCTTTATTTTACCCAAACCTCGATTCTTCTGTTTTTTTCCCTGTTTTCCTGGGTATCATTCGGAGCGACAAAAGCTTCAGCTCCTACCCCTGTTACTTCAGCACATTGTACACCTTCTTCTATGAGCGCTGTAGCAACAACTTCAGCACGTTTTTGCGCGAGTTCCTTATTGTGTTTTATTGAGCCTGCCGCATCCGCAAAGCCAATAAGCACTACTCGTTTGTCTTTGTACTTTGGCTGCGATAATACGGCTACGATTCGACCTATATCCCGGTTTGCTCGGGTATCCAATACTTCACTATCAGCACGGAATCTGAAGCGTGTCGCGATTTCGGTTGCGCCGCTTGTCAGATTTCTCCATCCCATGGAGATATTCCGGGGGTCATACTCAGGCACAACATTTGACGGTTGGCTGACAGGTGTCGGGTCGAGATTGACCAGACCGATAGATGCGACGATTTGCTGGCCGGCAGTTCCTGTGGCAAAATCGATGAAGCGGGCAACCAGAGGATTTTTGCTTGTTTCCGATGCGTACAGGAAGAGGCGCCGTGACAGGATATAGTCCTCTGTCTTTACAGTAAACGGACTGGGTTTGCGCGCCTGTACACCGACATCGGAGAGGGAGAGCGCATGGTTAGAACCGATATAGTTCAAACCGATGAAGCCAATTGCATTCGGATTAGTTGCTACCGAGGCCGAAAGTTTTTTGCTGTTTTCCAGGAGGAGTGCATCACCAGCAAGGGTTTTACCATATTTCTTAAGGACTGCGTCATTGAAGAAATCCCTGGTGCCCGAGTTTTCATCACGAGCATAAATGGTGATAGCGCCATTCAGCCCGCCCACTTGCGACCACTCTTTGATCGTTCCGCTGAAAATATCTGCAAGCTGGGAGACGGACAAAGACTTTATCGGATTTGAGGGATGGACGATGACTGCGATGCCATCGAGTGCCAGAACAAATTCACTGCCATTTGATCTGAGATCGCCCACTACAGGTTTAAGCGCCTGCCATTCATCATTTTTAATTGGTCTTGAGGCCATACCAATATCGCACTGCCCATATTTCAAACCTTCAAAGGCGGTTTTGCTGCCATGAGCGGCAATTTCGATTCGACCCTCAACTCCATTTTGTTCGCCTACGATAGAGCATTCATCTTCGGTTTCTGAAACCTTGTGAACATTACTGTATCCCTCCTGTTTGAGGAATTGCTCAGCCAATGCTGGCAGGAGGTTAACACCGATGGTGTTCGAACCGTGAAAACGTAAAAGCGTTTTGCCGTTAAACGGTTGATTCATGTCTTGAACCAGGGCTGTACCTGGTTTCGGACTTGGGTTCGACCGCATGAAAAACAGCCGACCTCCGCCGATAATCAGAACCAATATGCCGACAATGAGAGCTATGGTTTTGTTGTCCGGCATCTTGAGGACTGTTTTCCCGACAGGAATAAGCTTGGATTTGCATTCAGGACATATCGGATCTGCACCTGCAGGAAGGGCAATCTGTTCCTGATTGTCAGCCTTGTGACAGTTGCCCAGATTCGGACATTTGTATGTGGTTGGCATGGTGAATTCCCGGTTTGATCGTTCAGTTGTTGGTTAATGACGTGATGGCCTTACGCGCAGCGGCTTCGAAGCGTTGATATGTCGGGTCTTCGAAATCTTCCTGCCGTTCGCTCAGGATTGCTTTCAGCTCATTCAGGATGCGCTGTTTCAGTTCGTTGATTTTGTCGATGTGTTTCCACTCATTCTCCTTGAGCTTGTCATTGGCTGTTTGTTCCAGAACCTGGGCCACCTTCAGATCGATGTTTTCGGAGATTTCCGGCAGCGATTTTCCAAGCTTTGTCCGAACGGTCATTCCAAGTTCATCTTCACCGATCAGGAAAAGATCGCTTCTGCCGGTGGTGGGATTGACGACGGCCGTAATCAGTTCCATCGCTTTGGCAATGAACAGGGATGGCAAGACTTTTTCGCGTATATCGCCCTCATTGGCAATGAGCAGTGCAGAATACTGGCTTCCGTCACCTTCGCTATGCAATTCAAGCTTGACCTGCTCCGGATTGTTTGCACTGTTGATGCGCAGATCGTACTTCTCTTTCAAAAAGCGCACCATCCTTGCATAACGCAGGGGGAACAGGTTGGTGATGCCAAGCAGAGTGATTTCGTGTGGTTTGGTGTCGCTCTCGATTATTTCAACGGGAATGCCACCTCTCAGATGATCGCGGAACATCGTTTTCAGGATTTCAGCGAATTCCGAGTGTTCACCGGCATTGGGCATGATGACAATGAATTGAGATACCTTGACAACATTGCCATTTCCTATTACAATAGCCTGTGGGTCGAATTCAAGATAGTTGCCGGCAGAGCGTACAAGATCGTTGACAAACTTCCTCAGCTCTTCAGGCTTTCCTGAATACTCCCGTTCGAGTTGACCGATAATATTGACGCCAAGCAAAGACTGGCGGTTATGGTCTGAGGAAACCAGGTTGTCGTGTGCGATCTGGGAACTGAGCGTACTCTTTTGTTCGAGAACGTTGAAAAAGCGTTGCCTGCTGATCCGGTTATGAAACGTGGCAAATGAAGGTTCCGAAGCGATCTGTTCGATGAGCGCATCTCTGATGATTTGCGAGTGGTTTTTTTGTATGGCAGCCTCTTTTTCCAGATCACGGGAAAACAGACGGACATTTTCGGCGTTATAGAATCGAACCAGAGACTGACGGAGATCGGGTTTTTCATTATCGTTGCACCGTTCATCGATACGTGTGTTGAACTCCTTGATTGTTTCGTCCACCAGCGTGGAGCAGAGCGAAATATCAGTGGCCAGATGGTTGAATTCCGTGATCGATTCCTGCAACAGGCGCTTGGCAAAGTTCCATGCTTCTGCCTGTGTGCGGAAGAGGTACAGTTCACGCAGGAGCTCGCCGTGAGTATCGAGTAGTTTACGGCGTCTACCGAGCATATGTGAAAGCAATCCTACTTTGGCCCACTCGTTCCGGTTTGCGGTAACCTTTTGTTCTGCATCTTCTACGTTAGCTTTAG
The DNA window shown above is from Pelodictyon phaeoclathratiforme BU-1 and carries:
- a CDS encoding type 1 glutamine amidotransferase codes for the protein MSRKVLIVKNITHEGPGLLETLLCEHGIAWHSEDLSAGGTVPDPRGYSALVVLGGPQSANDESPAMLLQLRRIEQALHEEIPSLGICLGIQCLVKAGGGKVVNSPVKEIGFLDPEGNPFRIDLTPAGKKEALFGGLGKSFPVFQLHGETVELASSGMELLATGKQCPVQAVRVGKNAYGLQCHFELTTAMFSDWCDTDSDLKRMNRQELMEQYETIREEYHSTGLKLMHNFLRISELV
- a CDS encoding LptF/LptG family permease, which produces MKIIDRYILKAHVGSFLFAFVTIIFVLILQFFATFADRFMGKGIGFTAMVELILLQSAWMVGLAAPMAVLVSVVMAFGSLTTTSEMTVFRASGISLYRLMMPVLLAGLLLSLFVERFNNVVLPEANYYAKSLMVDIARSKPAFGLAENAFSTLVDGYSIFVRSTDEHSKELRGIVIYDASRSDYKTMVTAEKGTIDFSGDDHYLVMTLFNGEIHQVRQPDHKSYRNMSFQKHRFVFESSGFGFSRSSESRMRSGDGELSAKELITIGDEFRKRIAASEKRIQMPLETLGERMAESSSVRAKGGMITAKMANKTRAEAAGYVDRQLARLDGELKNIEANRNMYNRYMAAYHKKYALSLACFVFVLVGAPLGVLARRGGFGVGAAISLFLFVLYWMLMISGEKIAERGILDPMISMWLANAVMATVGISLMASLNGSVFNTSR
- a CDS encoding NADPH-dependent FMN reductase — translated: MSQYHIAVVVGALRKGSFNRKLAHAVVRLAPPEFSFSEVQIADLPLYNEDDDANPADAVKRLKLDIKAAQGILFVTPEYNRSIPGILKNVLDHGSRPYGKSVWAGKPAGILGVSIGSTGTALAQQHLRNILAFLDVPTLGQPEAFIQMKEGLFDEEGNIGAASRHFLQNWMQRYVAWVKKHAL
- a CDS encoding type II toxin-antitoxin system RelE/ParE family toxin; the encoded protein is MHVVIETPNYLSDAKALGLTADERRSIVDCIAQTPDAGVEMKGTGGARKIRFAGRGKGKSGGYRVVTFYAGENIPVFLLSIFSKGERANLSQAERNELKQILGSLADVYKKGVKDYVQSRK
- a CDS encoding helix-turn-helix domain-containing protein, which translates into the protein MQLTNKELDFLALLVAVPNAVVPRFELLTRLGYLPNESGHHSLQSLVNRLRKKIELHNMQSPILTSHGVGYTFLDDITVE
- a CDS encoding acyl-CoA thioesterase, with product METYKLVLPEHLNHYGFLFGGNLLKWIDEIGYITVSLDYPGCNFVTVGMDKVEFKKSIRGGSILCFVTEKNKIGHTSIEYTVRVYKKSIESGERVMAFSTHITFVCLDDKGAKKELCCGYKEKGEDNNCL
- a CDS encoding response regulator transcription factor, with the protein product MAIIVYVLQNPGTLKVAMDNAGEEERGLKTPQLLRAEEELCAIPQGVAGSRILIVEDDEAVLKCVQIYLTQKGYVVTAVSSAHEFYQHIFREPYAVVVLDVGLPDQSGLILAEYVRKNTEMRIIIFSGRDAIDDQLAGHYAGADLYLVKPIDVRQLSAAISGLLSRMAQPTIQPYILTRQQPIPSKPQAHWRLISRRWILLSP
- a CDS encoding helix-turn-helix domain-containing protein; the encoded protein is MSKAGNKLIKSANQALAYARGEISDGFNVNVPEEIDVKSIRNGLGLTQPEFSSRFGFDVRAVQDWEQKRRQPDRAARILLTVIAHEPEAVERALAH
- a CDS encoding deoxyribodipyrimidine photo-lyase yields the protein MIDPRRIRLLNEKHDGEGAVIYWMSRDQRVRHNWALLFARRKAELLQQPLVVLFTLAPTFLGAPLRHYDFMLKGLREVEADLKTLNIPFLLLQSQPPKRTTSTV
- a CDS encoding formylglycine-generating enzyme family protein codes for the protein MGVCLPSGTTTPFNTREKLTTGQANHKGGNLYFGQHKGLERRNTVAVDNFVPNAWGLYNMPGNVWEWCSDWYSGNYYDESLSNGTVANPPGTATGLVRVLRGGSWNCEARLCRSAYRYNARPSLRTNVIGFRLVCEQ
- a CDS encoding Lcl C-terminal domain-containing protein; amino-acid sequence: MKNKLLVGYTSSIRQLAHVFHAAYHNSSRHGDLYERRSGSEYQSEAARERGNSLPLLQEQVTETVKESVSIGEEYGGGIVFYVDGTGKHGLVVAKADMPAYSSDKEEGGFTWSDARLVCDNFVSNGYQDWFLPNKEQLNQLYLNKRAVGGFADNHGYYWSSSEYNADIAWLQNFSNGTHYVISKTYGLDRVRAVRAF